One genomic segment of Candidatus Bipolaricaulota bacterium includes these proteins:
- the rpoA gene encoding DNA-directed RNA polymerase subunit alpha: protein MESLLLPSKIQYQDGAEENQATLTIEPMYMGYGTTIGNALRRVLLSSLPGAAATAVKIKGVDQEFSAIKNVKENALEVCLNLKLMRLKVFSEEPQKLTLKVKGKKEITAADIDKNAQVEIINQDLHIASLTDKDSELEMEITVSQGRGYLATEERSKEDLEIGTILIDALFSPLKNIGFKREDIRVGDITNYDKLVMDIETDGTISPKEAVKAASQILIDHLNLLVGEKTVEPVMAEASVEEVPAEVEEMEEVEEKKPKKKSKKDK, encoded by the coding sequence ATGGAATCATTACTTTTACCGTCAAAAATCCAATACCAAGATGGCGCTGAGGAAAATCAGGCCACTTTGACTATTGAGCCGATGTATATGGGGTACGGCACAACGATCGGCAACGCCTTGAGAAGGGTGCTGTTGTCATCTTTGCCCGGAGCGGCTGCGACGGCCGTGAAAATAAAAGGCGTGGATCAGGAATTTTCAGCCATAAAGAATGTTAAGGAAAATGCTTTGGAAGTGTGTCTGAATTTGAAATTGATGAGATTGAAAGTTTTTTCCGAAGAGCCGCAGAAGTTAACATTGAAAGTAAAAGGTAAAAAGGAAATTACCGCGGCTGACATTGATAAAAACGCTCAAGTTGAAATTATCAATCAGGATTTGCACATCGCCAGTTTAACGGATAAGGATTCGGAGCTGGAAATGGAAATTACGGTCAGTCAAGGCAGAGGTTATTTGGCTACGGAAGAAAGAAGCAAAGAGGATTTGGAAATCGGCACTATTTTAATAGACGCTTTGTTTTCTCCTCTTAAAAATATCGGTTTTAAGCGCGAAGATATTCGCGTGGGTGATATAACAAATTACGACAAATTGGTAATGGATATTGAAACCGACGGCACGATTTCTCCCAAAGAAGCGGTTAAAGCGGCTTCGCAGATATTGATTGACCATCTTAATTTGTTGGTGGGAGAGAAAACGGTTGAACCGGTTATGGCCGAAGCTTCGGTTGAGGAGGTCCCGGCCGAGGTTGAAGAAATGGAAGAAGTTGAAGAAAAGAAACCAAAGAAAAAATCTAAGAAGGATAAATAA
- the rpmJ gene encoding 50S ribosomal protein L36, with translation MKVQASVKKICKDCKIVVRKRRVHVICKNPKHKQRQG, from the coding sequence ATGAAAGTGCAAGCGTCCGTAAAAAAAATTTGTAAAGATTGCAAAATCGTGGTTCGAAAAAGAAGAGTCCACGTCATTTGCAAAAATCCCAAGCATAAACAAAGGCAAGGATAA
- the rplQ gene encoding 50S ribosomal protein L17, producing MRHRKTGRKLGRKCGPRKALMRGLATNLILNGKIKTTEAKAKSLRPIVEKHITKAKVNTLAIRRLLLAYYYDEKAVKILLEDVGPLNAKRPGGYTRILKLKPRQGDAAPMAMIELVGYNKKAAGKVAEPKKEVKKKIVKQA from the coding sequence ATGCGACATAGAAAAACCGGTAGAAAATTGGGCAGAAAATGCGGTCCGAGAAAAGCGCTGATGCGCGGCTTGGCCACCAATTTGATTTTAAACGGCAAAATAAAGACGACCGAGGCCAAAGCCAAATCGCTGAGGCCGATTGTCGAAAAGCATATCACCAAAGCGAAAGTCAACACACTCGCGATTCGAAGATTGCTGTTGGCGTATTATTACGACGAAAAAGCGGTAAAAATATTATTGGAAGATGTCGGTCCGTTAAACGCGAAAAGACCCGGCGGTTACACCAGAATTTTGAAATTGAAGCCGAGGCAAGGAGACGCGGCCCCCATGGCCATGATCGAATTGGTCGGTTATAATAAAAAGGCAGCCGGTAAGGTTGCGGAACCCAAGAAAGAAGTTAAGAAAAAAATCGTAAAGCAAGCATAA
- the infA gene encoding translation initiation factor IF-1 — MGKKNEFIEMRGKVEEKLPAAMFKVKLDNGHDILAHLSGKMRIHKIKILPGDEVKVELTPYDLTKGRIVYRF, encoded by the coding sequence ATGGGAAAGAAAAACGAATTCATTGAGATGCGCGGCAAGGTGGAAGAAAAGCTTCCCGCTGCCATGTTCAAAGTTAAATTGGACAACGGACACGATATTTTGGCTCATCTTTCCGGTAAAATGAGAATCCATAAGATTAAAATTTTGCCCGGAGACGAAGTGAAGGTGGAGCTGACTCCGTACGATCTCACCAAAGGCAGAATTGTTTATAGATTTTGA
- the rpsM gene encoding 30S ribosomal protein S13: MARIAGVTIPKEKRVEISLTYIYGIGTKIAKDILVKAKIDPNIRVKDLTENQTNVLRDIIEKEYHVEGDLRREVVSNIKRYKDIKSFRGLRHMKKLPVRGQRTKTNSRTVRGNKRVTMGSGKKTTAQKT; the protein is encoded by the coding sequence ATGGCCAGAATCGCAGGAGTTACAATTCCAAAAGAAAAAAGAGTCGAAATTTCATTGACTTATATTTATGGCATTGGCACGAAAATCGCCAAGGACATTTTGGTTAAAGCGAAAATCGATCCCAATATCAGAGTTAAAGACTTGACTGAAAACCAAACCAACGTGTTAAGAGATATTATTGAAAAAGAATACCATGTTGAAGGAGATTTGAGACGAGAAGTTGTTTCCAATATTAAAAGGTATAAAGACATTAAGTCGTTCCGCGGTTTAAGGCACATGAAAAAATTGCCGGTCAGAGGTCAGCGAACCAAGACCAACAGCCGCACGGTCAGAGGCAACAAGAGAGTTACCATGGGCAGCGGTAAGAAGACAACGGCGCAGAAAACATAA
- the rplM gene encoding 50S ribosomal protein L13, which produces MAKELVRKIHTLDAEDIALGRLASQIAILLRGKNKTDFQFHEDRGDIVEISNVSKMKFTGKKIEQKKYYHHSGYPGGLKEYGLDDLMKKNPEKVLKNTVLGMLPKNRLRSNMIKRLRFVK; this is translated from the coding sequence ATGGCAAAAGAATTGGTTAGAAAAATTCACACATTAGACGCCGAAGATATAGCTTTAGGCAGATTGGCGTCGCAAATAGCTATTTTATTGAGAGGAAAAAATAAAACGGATTTTCAATTTCATGAAGACCGCGGAGATATTGTCGAAATCAGCAATGTTAGCAAAATGAAATTTACGGGCAAAAAGATTGAGCAAAAAAAATATTATCATCATTCTGGTTATCCGGGCGGACTTAAAGAATATGGTTTGGACGATTTGATGAAAAAAAATCCGGAAAAAGTTTTAAAAAATACGGTTTTGGGAATGTTGCCGAAAAATAGATTGAGATCGAACATGATCAAAAGATTAAGATTTGTTAAATAA
- the rpsK gene encoding 30S ribosomal protein S11, which produces MAQISKSKKKKIIKQTPLGRAYIKSTYNNTLVTLTDQTGNVLAWSSAGLNGFRGPKKATPFAASIIVKNAAEKAQPYGLKDVHVFVKGVGLGREAAIRGLNANGINVLSIKDVTPIPHNGCRRRKPRKV; this is translated from the coding sequence ATGGCACAAATTTCAAAATCCAAGAAGAAAAAAATAATCAAGCAGACCCCGCTGGGCCGAGCTTATATTAAGTCCACTTATAATAATACATTGGTGACTTTGACCGATCAGACAGGGAATGTGCTCGCTTGGTCGAGCGCCGGGTTGAACGGTTTTAGAGGACCCAAAAAAGCCACGCCGTTCGCGGCTTCGATCATCGTTAAGAACGCGGCCGAGAAAGCTCAGCCATACGGCCTTAAAGACGTCCATGTTTTCGTCAAGGGTGTCGGCTTGGGTCGAGAAGCGGCGATCAGAGGATTGAACGCCAACGGCATTAACGTCTTATCAATTAAGGACGTCACTCCGATACCGCATAACGGTTGCAGACGTCGCAAGCCAAGAAAAGTGTAA
- the rpsD gene encoding 30S ribosomal protein S4 yields MKKSLMCKLCRREGKKLFLKGDRCNTSKCAIVKRNYLPGQHGHKQGPTRKMSVYGRQLREKQTARRLYNIKENQFSLYFKKATRKKGNSEEHFFTMLESRFDNVIFRLGLATSRNQARQMIGHGHFLINGKKVNIPSYQLKVNDAIDVKKKSLETPLFKNAAERLKTQESPEWLYFDLKTMSAKVLAAPDFKKSVTDFDMKQIVEYYSR; encoded by the coding sequence ATGAAAAAAAGTTTAATGTGCAAATTATGCCGGAGGGAAGGTAAAAAGCTTTTTTTGAAAGGTGATCGTTGCAATACCAGCAAATGCGCCATTGTAAAAAGAAATTATCTGCCCGGTCAGCATGGACATAAACAAGGCCCGACCAGAAAAATGTCGGTTTACGGCAGACAGCTGAGGGAAAAGCAAACCGCCAGGAGATTGTATAACATCAAAGAAAATCAGTTTTCTTTATATTTCAAAAAAGCGACCAGGAAAAAAGGAAATTCCGAAGAGCACTTTTTCACCATGCTTGAAAGCAGGTTCGATAATGTTATTTTTCGTTTAGGCTTGGCAACATCGAGAAATCAGGCCAGGCAGATGATCGGTCATGGACATTTCCTTATTAATGGCAAAAAAGTGAATATCCCATCTTATCAATTGAAGGTCAATGATGCCATAGATGTAAAGAAAAAGAGCTTGGAGACGCCGTTATTCAAAAACGCGGCGGAGAGACTTAAAACGCAGGAATCGCCGGAATGGTTGTATTTCGATCTGAAAACCATGTCAGCCAAAGTGCTGGCTGCTCCGGATTTCAAAAAATCCGTTACCGACTTTGACATGAAGCAAATCGTTGAATATTATTCTAGGTAA
- the rpsI gene encoding 30S ribosomal protein S9, producing MPIKKATIKKDTKKAVKKPVKTVKKTVEKEEKEEVEKKRDYLYAVGKRKTSIAQVRVYKKGKGAVKVNGKEMNVYFPTDTLREIVIKPLKLIGQQDKLDVSVKVIGGGSKSQSEATRHGISKALIQLNPNFRKPLKKAGYLTRDARKKERKKPGLRGARRAPQWSKR from the coding sequence ATGCCAATAAAGAAAGCCACAATTAAAAAAGATACCAAGAAGGCTGTGAAGAAACCGGTGAAAACGGTCAAGAAAACGGTTGAAAAAGAAGAGAAAGAAGAAGTTGAAAAAAAGAGAGATTATTTATACGCGGTGGGCAAAAGAAAAACTTCAATCGCTCAAGTCCGCGTGTATAAAAAGGGCAAGGGCGCGGTTAAGGTTAACGGCAAGGAAATGAACGTTTATTTCCCTACGGACACTTTGCGGGAAATCGTCATTAAGCCATTGAAATTGATCGGTCAGCAAGATAAGCTTGATGTTTCCGTTAAAGTAATCGGCGGGGGCTCAAAAAGCCAGTCTGAAGCGACCAGGCACGGAATTTCGAAGGCCCTGATTCAATTGAATCCCAATTTCAGAAAACCTTTGAAAAAAGCCGGTTATCTGACCAGAGACGCGAGAAAGAAAGAAAGAAAGAAGCCCGGTTTAAGGGGCGCCAGACGAGCGCCGCAATGGAGTAAACGATAA
- the mutL gene encoding DNA mismatch repair endonuclease MutL codes for MGNIKVLPQEIINQIAAGEVVERPASVVKELVENSLDAGADQIEIEIKNGGLNLIKVSDNGHGMSEEEAKLCVLQHATSKLKNIDDLFNINSFGFRGEALASVAAVGKFTLQTKDSDSISGSKISNSTGQIIVSSVGCPHGTSVFVEELFYNVPARKKYLKTVNTEFNHILELFTRFALIHGKVSWKLINNGKVAYHLPKTEKWLDRIELLLGDNLAADLLGVRVNLLDMECLGYIGKPQAALPHRRHQYLFVNKRPVTEHIVAKSVRDAYGTLLPRELNPVFILNLKIDPYKIDVNVHPRKLEVRFSEPQTVYRGVYRAIASTLDKNNLIKQVAFDKPAEERGSGFIDIKSALSEKKISLPPSASQVKQAVEFNQSIYALPKSAKKSFTSENIELVSFLQEKIELVDVDIDENDWQVIGQIKNSYIIIESASGVKIMDQHAVSERVQFEKIKLEFETEKIKSQSLLLPLLFDLPAIDMDNIRQSIDSWSKFGFSIDIFGEKTIKINAVPAMLKDKNIQKIFFEIFADIDERAVSSEFSDSARKVLNTMACRSAVKFGDDLSFEEIEILIKNFRALENHYTCVHGRPAIIDINYTELEKLFSRK; via the coding sequence ATGGGAAATATTAAAGTATTACCTCAAGAAATCATCAACCAAATCGCGGCCGGAGAGGTCGTTGAGCGGCCCGCTTCGGTCGTTAAAGAATTGGTGGAAAACAGCCTGGACGCCGGAGCTGACCAGATTGAAATTGAAATAAAAAATGGCGGCTTGAATTTGATCAAAGTCTCGGACAACGGACATGGCATGTCCGAGGAAGAGGCGAAGTTATGCGTTTTGCAGCACGCCACCAGCAAATTGAAAAACATCGATGATTTGTTCAATATCAATTCTTTCGGTTTTCGGGGGGAAGCTTTGGCTTCCGTGGCCGCGGTCGGCAAATTCACTTTGCAAACCAAAGATTCGGATTCGATTTCCGGCTCGAAAATTTCCAACTCGACCGGTCAAATAATTGTTTCTTCGGTCGGCTGTCCTCACGGCACCTCGGTCTTTGTTGAAGAGTTGTTTTACAATGTGCCGGCCAGAAAAAAATATTTGAAAACGGTCAACACCGAATTTAATCATATTTTGGAATTATTCACTCGCTTCGCGCTGATTCACGGTAAAGTTTCTTGGAAATTGATCAATAACGGTAAGGTCGCGTATCATTTGCCCAAGACGGAAAAGTGGCTCGATCGCATAGAATTGTTGTTGGGCGATAATTTGGCCGCGGATTTACTTGGAGTCAGAGTTAATTTGTTGGACATGGAATGTCTCGGCTACATCGGCAAGCCTCAAGCCGCCTTGCCTCATCGCCGACACCAATATTTGTTCGTCAATAAAAGACCGGTCACCGAACATATCGTCGCCAAAAGCGTTAGAGACGCCTATGGGACTTTGCTGCCCAGAGAGCTCAATCCCGTATTTATTTTAAATTTGAAAATCGATCCGTATAAAATAGACGTCAATGTTCATCCTCGAAAGCTGGAAGTGCGTTTTTCCGAGCCGCAGACCGTTTATCGCGGAGTTTATCGAGCCATAGCCTCGACGCTCGACAAAAATAATTTGATTAAACAAGTGGCATTTGATAAGCCTGCGGAGGAGCGTGGCTCCGGATTCATTGATATCAAAAGCGCGTTATCAGAGAAAAAAATATCTTTGCCGCCCTCGGCGTCTCAAGTAAAACAGGCCGTGGAATTCAATCAATCCATTTACGCTTTGCCCAAGTCCGCGAAAAAAAGTTTTACTTCGGAAAATATTGAGCTGGTATCGTTTTTGCAAGAAAAAATAGAATTGGTGGACGTTGACATTGATGAAAATGACTGGCAGGTCATCGGCCAAATCAAAAATTCTTATATCATCATAGAATCCGCTTCGGGCGTGAAAATCATGGATCAGCACGCCGTTTCGGAGCGCGTTCAGTTCGAAAAAATAAAACTGGAATTCGAAACCGAGAAAATCAAGTCTCAAAGTTTGCTTTTGCCTTTGCTGTTTGATCTGCCCGCGATCGACATGGATAATATTCGCCAATCGATTGACTCTTGGTCCAAGTTTGGTTTTTCCATAGACATTTTTGGAGAGAAAACGATTAAAATAAACGCGGTGCCTGCTATGTTGAAAGATAAAAATATCCAAAAAATATTTTTTGAAATATTCGCGGATATCGATGAGCGGGCGGTGTCCTCGGAATTTTCGGATTCGGCGCGAAAAGTTTTGAACACAATGGCTTGCCGCTCCGCCGTGAAATTCGGAGATGATTTGTCTTTTGAGGAAATCGAGATTTTAATCAAGAATTTTCGCGCGCTGGAAAATCATTACACTTGCGTTCATGGCCGTCCGGCCATAATTGACATAAATTATACGGAGCTGGAAAAACTTTTCAGCAGAAAATAG